The following are encoded in a window of Harmonia axyridis chromosome 7, icHarAxyr1.1, whole genome shotgun sequence genomic DNA:
- the LOC123684777 gene encoding signal recognition particle receptor subunit alpha homolog: MLDFFAIFTKGGIVLWCFQNTTQNFTSSVNALIKNVILQERGLNTFSDNRLSLQYKLDNEFDLVFIVAYDKILKLSYVDKFLNDIHLEFRDKYKNELARAEYFQDYNFCEGFNSTLKKAEKWSKQQEQLPKQMKTFEQSSKSKKTVSSMIERKGDEKNAKIQKKKEVNFAPEEAQLLPDSPKQKLQNGQLDEETLAANRLKFAQKMNKKKQDPKKSPKSPTVEKERVGKKPRIWELGGTNKDLGSLERTTDKPEDMRSHFTPDTEIVGQMKGVIKDLEVESSDEEEYFEEEKETNKSSHKGGMFSIFKGLVGSKSLTASDMKPALEKMKDHLIAKNVASDIASKLCDSVATKLEGKVLGTFDSIASTVKNTLNDSLVQILSPKRRVDILRDCLEAQRQKRPFVMTFCGVNGVGKSTNLAKICFWLIENNLRVLIAACDTFRAGAVEQLRTHMKHLNALHPPERHNGRTMVQLYEKGYGKDAAGIAMEAIKFARDSEFDVVLVDTAGRMQDNEPLMRSLTKLIKVNEPDLVLFVGEALVGNEAVDQLVKFNQALADYSSNSNPHIIDGIVLTKFDTIDDKVGAAISMTYITGQPIVFVGTGQTYTDLKALNVKAVVHSLMK; the protein is encoded by the exons ATGTTGGATTTCTTTGCAATTTTTACGAAAGGAGGCATCGTTTTATGGTGCTTCCAAAATACTACTCAAAATTTTACCTCTTCTGTTAATGCTTTGATTAAAAATGTTATTCTGCAG GAAAGAGGACTAAACactttcagtgacaacagactGTCTTTACAGTATAAATTAGATAATGAATTCGATTTGGTTTTTATTGTTGCATATGACAAAATTCTCAAACTATCATATGTtgataaatttttgaatgatataCATTTGGAATTCAgggataaatataaaaatgaattggCTAGAGCGGAGTATTTTCAGGATTATAATTTTTGTGAAGGATTTAATTCAACGttgaaaaaagcggaaaaatGGTCTAAACAACAAGAACAATTACCAAagcaaatgaaaacttttgaaCAATCAAGTAAATCAAAAAAAACTGTATCATCAATGATAGAACGAAAAGGGGATGAAAAGAATGCTAAAATACAGAAAAAGAAAGAAGTTAATTTTGCACCAGAAG AAGCTCAATTACTACCAGATTCACcaaaacaaaaattgcaaaatggtCAATTAGATGAGGAGACATTGGCAGCAAATAGATTGAAATTTGCGCAGAAAATGAATAAGAAGAAACAGGATCCTAA aaaaagtcCCAAGAGTCCTACAGTAGAAAAAGAAAGGGTTGGTAAAAAACCAAGAATTTGGGAGCTTGGTGGTACCAATAAGGATTTAGGTTCCTTAGAAAGGACAACAGATAAACCAGAAGATATGAGAAGTCATTTTACACCTGATACTGAg ATTGTTGGTCAAATGAAGGGAGTCATTAAAGATTTAGAAGTTGAATCTTCTGATGAAGAGGAATATTTTGAGGAAGAAAAAGAGACAAATAAATCATCACATAAAGGAGGAATGTTCTCTATTTTCAAAGGTTTGGTGGGTTCTAAGAGCTTGACTGCCAGCGACATGAAACCAGCactagaaaaaatgaaagatcaCCTGATAGCTAAAAATGTGGCCTCTGATATTGCGAGCAAGTTATGCGATTCTGTTGCTACTAAACTGGAAGGAAAAGTACTAGGTACTTTTGATAGTATTGCTTCAACTGTAAAAAACACTCTGAATGATTCTTTGGTTCAAATTTTAAGTCCCAAAAGGAGAGTTGATATTTTGAGAGATTGCTTGGAAGCTCAAAGGCAGAAGAGACCATTTGTAATGACATTTTGTGGT GTAAATGGTGTTGGAAAGTCAACAAATCTTGCAAAAATTTGTTTCTGGCTCATTGAGAATAATTTGCGAGTCTTGATAGCTGCTTGTGACACCTTTAGAGCTGGAGCAGTTGAGCAGCTCAGAACACACATGAAACATCTGAATGCTCTTCATCCACCAGAACGTCACAATGGTCGTACCATGGTTCAACTCTATGAGAAGGGATATGGTAAAGATGCGGCTGGAATAGCAATGGAAGCTATCAAGTTTGCTAGGGACTCTGAGTTTGATGTTGTCTTGGTAGATACTGCTGGCAGAATGCAG GATAATGAACCTTTAATGAGATCTTTAACAAAACTAATTAAAGTGAACGAACCTGATTTAGTCCTATTTGTGGGTGAAGCTTTGGTGGGAAATGAGGCAGTTGACCAGTTGGTTAAATTCAACCAAGCACTTGCCGACTACTCCTCAAATTCCAATCCCCATATCATTGATGGTATAGTTCTGACCAAATTTGACACTATTGATGATAAA GTTGGTGCTGCCATTTCGATGACCTATATTACTGGTCAACCAATTGTTTTTGTGGGAACGGGTCAAACTTATACAGATTTGAAAGCATTGAATGTGAAAGCTGTTGTGCACTCTTTAATGAAATAA